Proteins encoded by one window of Bubalus bubalis isolate 160015118507 breed Murrah chromosome 4, NDDB_SH_1, whole genome shotgun sequence:
- the LOC102398526 gene encoding dihydrofolate reductase-like, producing the protein MLNFPVSYNKVDMVWIVGGSSVCKESINKPGHLRLFVTRIMQEFESDTFFPEIDSEKYKLLPEYPGVPSDVQEEKGIKYKFEVYEKNN; encoded by the exons ATGCTTAA ttttccagtctcctataataaAGTAGACATGGTTTGGATAGTGGGAGGCAGTTCTGTCTGCAAGGAATCCATAAACAAGCCAGGCCATCTTAGACTATTTGTGACAAGGATCATGCAAGAATTTGAAAGTGATACATTTTTTCCAGAAATTGATTCGGAAAAGTATAAACTTCTCCCAGAATATCCAGGTGTTCCTTCTGATGTCCAGGAGGAAAAAGGCATTAAGTACAAATTTGAAGTATATGAAAAGAACAATTAA